A single window of Drosophila suzukii chromosome 3, CBGP_Dsuzu_IsoJpt1.0, whole genome shotgun sequence DNA harbors:
- the LOC118877509 gene encoding LOW QUALITY PROTEIN: uncharacterized protein (The sequence of the model RefSeq protein was modified relative to this genomic sequence to represent the inferred CDS: inserted 1 base in 1 codon; substituted 1 base at 1 genomic stop codon), whose protein sequence is MDXLKLKPCNCLTAHPLTDYIIIHTFFLCTSTLPFSKGLSEKGCPRTPKPIEGLWSKRFRYFFLFPACILWPRPRHFPHPSTVXQWKIQFSQSLLIFSSLCGCLVRCMIRCCCCWPTRKSVESQDPKGVAATEAEQEAGYVGGVSFVCRQCR, encoded by the exons ATGGATtaactcaaactcaaacctTGTAACTGCCTGACCGCACATCCACTGACAGA TTATATAATAATCCATACTTTCTTCCTGTGCACTTCTACTCTCCCGTTTTCCAAAGGGTTGTCCGAAAAGGGTTGCCCTCGCACCCCGAAACCTATTGAAGGCTTGTGGAGCAAACGGTTTCggtatttctttttgtttcccGCTTGCATCCTTTGGCCAAGACCCAGACACTTTCCCCATCCCTCTACAG CACAATGGAAAATACAATTTTCGCAATCTTTGCTTATCTTTTCATCTCTCTGTGGCTGCCTCGTTCGTTGCATGAttcgttgttgctgttgttggcCAACCAGAAAATCGGTAGAAAGCCAAGATCCTAAAGGCGTGGCAGCGACGGAGGCGGAGCAGGAGGCAGGATATGTTGGCGGTGTATCCTTTGTTTGTCGGCAGTGCCGGTAA
- the Chd3 gene encoding LOW QUALITY PROTEIN: chromodomain-helicase-DNA-binding protein 3 (The sequence of the model RefSeq protein was modified relative to this genomic sequence to represent the inferred CDS: inserted 2 bases in 2 codons; deleted 1 base in 1 codon; substituted 4 bases at 4 genomic stop codons) produces MLKGPRSARFGRKNTDCPCCSPVPGKAKKILSWRWSPDGSSIFKGFKRSKMREFFVKXHDMTYWHCKWIPDWKLALHHSLMVAYFQRNYDMEKPLQFDHKGVKPEWLISQRVIXPDGGTVXLVKWRELTYSESTWEKENEGIPSLKRAIDFYQNLRFSQKNRGKGKPTTDVKKKXEDQPEIVQGTGTKLHPFQLEGVNWLRYSWDQGIPTILAVEMCLGKTIQTVTFLYSLSKEGRCRGPFFISVPLSTLVNWERELELWAPDFYCITYVRSKASRAVIRRNKLCFEEVNTQKMPAKHIQFKFNVLLISYELISIDATFLGSINWAXKFFRILSSYSTFYKLLLTGTPLQNHLEELFHLVMIYRFVSHNSVEERMTXVAKHKMMLTHLVVRPGVSGKPASSTKQELEDIVRFGTEDLFKQNDEKEAIHYDDEGVANLLDRTHRGIEEKVSWSNEYLLSFKVASRTNVEGIKEEEVGYQQDTENKVRPTGTTAAAVG; encoded by the exons ATGTTAAAGGG GCCGCGAAGCGCAAGATTCGGGAGGAAGAATACTGACTGTCCGTGCTGCAGCCCTGTGCCCGGAAAAGCTAAAAAGATATTGTCCTGGCGATGGTCCCCCGACGGATCCTCCATTTTCAAGGGTTTCAAAAGATCCAAGATGCGTGAGTTTTTCGTCAAGTGACACGACATGACCTACTGGCACTGCAAGTGGATTCCCGATTGGAAGCTGGCTTTGCACCACTCCCTGATGGTCGCTTACTTCCAGAGAAACTACGACATGGAAAAGCCGCTCCAGTTCGATCACAAGGGCGTAAAGCCCGAGTGGCTCATATCTCAGCGTGTAA CACCTGATGGCGGAactgtttaactggtaaagtGGCGGGAGTTGACCTACAGCGAGTCCACATGGGAGAAGGAAAACGAGGGCATTCCGAGCTTAAAGCGGGCCATCGACTTCTACCAGAATCTGCGATTCAGCCAGAAGAATCGGGGTAAGGGCAAGCCCACCACTGATGTGAAGAAGAAATAAGAGGATCAGCCGGAAATCGTGCAGGGAACTGGCACGAAGTTGCATCCATTCCAGCTGGAGGGTGTCAACTGGCTCCGCTACAGTTGGGACCAGGGCATCCCCACCATACTGGCCGTTGAGATGTGCCTGGGCAAGACAATTCAGACGGTGACCTTCCTGTACTCCCTGTCCAAGGAGGGTCGCTGCCGCGGACCCTTCTTCATATCCGTACCGCTTTCCACTCTCGTCAACTGGGAGCGCGAACTGGAGCTATGGGCTCCGGACTTCTACTGCATTACCTATGTGCGCTCAAAGGCCTCCAGAGCTGTTATCCGGAGAAACAAGCTGTGCTTCGAGGAGGTAAATACCCAGAAGATGCCGGCCAAGCACATCCAGTTTAAGTTTAACGTGCTGCTGATCAGCTACGAGTTGATCTCCATAGACGCCACCTTTCTTGGCAGCATCAATTGGG GCAAGTTTTTCCGTATCCTGAGCAGCTACAGCACCTTCTACAAGCTGCTGCTCACCGGCACACCGCTGCAGAACCATCTCGAGGAGCTGTTCCACCTG GTCATGATCTATCGGTTTGTGAGCCACAACTCGGTGGAGGAGCGCATGACGTAGGTGGCCAAGCACAAGATGATGCTCACCCACCTTGTGGTGCGCCCGGGAGTGAGCGGCAAGCCTGCCAGCTCAACGAAGCAAGAGCTGGAGGATATCGTTCGCTTTGGCACCGAGGATCTCTTCAAGCAGAACGATGAAAAGGAGGCTATCCACTACGATGATGAGGGGGTGGCCAACCTGCTTGACCGCACCCATCGCGGCATTGAGGAGAAGGTATCCTGGTCCAACGAGTATCTTTTGTCGTTCAAGGTGGCGTCCCGCACCAATGTCGAAGGAATTAAGGAGGAGGAAGTTGGTTACCAACAGGATACGGAAAACAAGGTCCGGCCTACTGGGactacagcagcagcagtaggATAA
- the LOC118877236 gene encoding cuticle protein 38-like has product MFKYAVVILAIVACVAAKPGLLGAPLAYTAPLAYAAPAPVVTATSSQVIARNYNGIAAAPVIAPVAAPVVAKYAAAPLVAPLAYSSPLAYSSPLAYSAFAAAAPVLL; this is encoded by the exons ATGTTCAAATAC GCTGTTGTCATCCTGGCCATCGTTGCCTGCGTTGCTGCCAAGCCCGGACTCCTGGGTGCTCCTCTGGCCTACACTGCTCCCCTGGCCTACGCTGCCCCTGCTCCAGTCGTGACCGCCACCAGCAGCCAGGTGATCGCCAGGAACTACAATGGAATCGCCGCCGCTCCAGTGATTGCTCCCGTGGCTGCTCCAGTCGTCGCCAAATATGCAGCTGCTCCTCTGGTTGCTCCTTTGGCCTATTCCTCCCCTTTGGCTTACTCTTCTCCGCTGGCCTATAGTGCGTTTGCAGCTGCCGCTCCAGTTCTTCTGTAA
- the LOC118877536 gene encoding cuticle protein 70, isoforms A and B-like, which produces MFKSAVVILAIVACVAAKPGLLGAPLAYTAPLAYSAPAAVVAAPAPVVTATSSQVIARNYNGIAAAPVTAPVAAPVVAKYAAAPLAAPLAYSSPLAYSSPLAYSSPLAYSAPLSYAAAHAPLLI; this is translated from the exons ATGTTCAAATCC GCTGTTGTCATCCTGGCCATCGTTGCCTGCGTTGCTGCCAAGCCCGGTCTCCTGGGTGCTCCTCTGGCCTACACTGCTCCCCTGGCCTACTCTGCTCCCGCGGCAGTGGTCGCTGCTCCTGCTCCAGTCGTGACCGCCACCAGCAGCCAGGTGATCGCCAGGAACTACAATGGAATCGCCGCCGCTCCAGTGACTGCTCCCGTGGCTGCTCCAGTCGTCGCCAAATACGCAGCTGCTCCTCTGGCTGCTCCATTGGCCTATTCCTCCCCCTTGGCTTACTCCTCCCCCTTGGCTTACTCCTCCCCCTTGGCTTACTCCGCCCCCCTTAGCTACGCCGCTGCTCACGCACCACTGTTAATCTAA